The Medicago truncatula cultivar Jemalong A17 chromosome 7, MtrunA17r5.0-ANR, whole genome shotgun sequence genome includes the window GTAGAACCTCTGGATTCAAAAATTTGAGAATTCTTGTGTTGCATCTAGTTTATGTGACGCGGAAATTGCTTCAGAGTCTGTGCTCCAATTGCACACATCTTGTAGACTTGACCCCTTGATGGTTGTCAGTTCGCTTCTAGCTTGATAATAAACAGTTCAACATTGCTTCATTTGAACATTGTTAATTGTGAGGTTGACTTTCCAAAGTTGTTAACTATCATTGCATCAAATCTCTCATCCTTTGAATATTCTTGTCATGATAATTTTCTAGTACCCCCCAGTCAACATTCAGGCTCATATGTTATCCAAGTTTAGCTTTAGAGGTACTCTATTTTCTAAATCTGTTAGGTTGTCTGGATTGAAAAACGTAACAACAATTGTGTTTGATGGACTACTAATTGAAAATCTATCTACGCACATCTTGCCTCATTTGTTTTCTGAATGTCTTCAACTTGAAGACGTCACCTTTACGAATTGCCTGCTCATAAgttcaataaaaattaccagTCGAAAGTTACGTCATTTGAATATGATTGGTTGTGGTTGGGCGAATGATTCTCCTTCTGAGTTAGCTATTGATGCATTGAATCTCTCATCCTTTGAATATAGTGCTTACACCACGAGGATAATTTCTTTTACGGCCCCAAGATTATTGAAGGTTTTCTGGAATACAGCTCTGAGAAAGACAACACCAGACCTCTTCGATCCGATTGCAAGATTACCACATATTGAGAATTTAGCTGTGAACATCAGCACTTCACAGGTGAGTCACTCAAAACCCGTGTTTGCTAGTTGGTGTTTATTGTTTGTATATATAGGTTGCCAATCTCGGATAGCGTTTGGTCCCAAATTTGAACAACGGAATAGTGCAATGCAGCACTGCCTAggtttcttttaattaatttgttcaaTAGTTGCTTTTAATTCGCTTTAAATATTACTATTGTACACAGATAAAGGAATTAACGAAGGTCTTGGTTCGATTTCAAAATCTTAGACAATTGGACTTACTTATTGAGGGAGCATATGATCGTAGTAGGgactatttttggattttagatATTGCAATGGCTTCTCAGCATCTCCAGAAACTTTCTCTGACAGTAAGTTattcaaactctatttttttggATGTTCACTTTTTTTAACTTGAATGGAACTTGAAGTTTATTTTCCTAATTTAATACTTGCAATGTGTTTGTCTGCATGTATCAAGAAATTTATAAATTAGAagcttattttatattttctgcAATTTTGCATGTATCAAgaaattttaaactaaaaactaattttatattagaaaaTCATAGACAATTTCGCAGATagatttacatcaaatgatttATAATGATCTTGATTGATAACTTAATAAATGATTATTGTAAtctttttatttactttcttaaaTTAATTGTTAAATTTATATGTGTATATCTCGGTAAGCATAATTCAGCTTGAAGAGACAATgtattaaacattttatttactTCAGTTTTTTGAATACACGGaaaccaaaagtgcatttaagtttgttcaaaaaaaaaaagtgcatttaagcaacaaaaaaaaaaaccactatCAAACAACTCTATTTTGGTCTTGTGTTTAGATGCTACTCCCAATTTGTCAATTATACATTTTCTCAATTACTCATACTTCTTTtcaataataagttttttttttttaaacaagctTTTGTTACCTATAATAATGGATCCCATCAAtgtatttgaaaaattcaagttttttttttattttttttattttttaaaacaagtttttttaaacaaaggtTGCATTTACTTAAAACAATAGCTCCATGAAGAGTAGATATTCTATAAATAAAACTGTAACATTGTTATATAATGcctaatgaaattttaaaattttcataaatgtaaaattatgatcgttatatttcaattttcagattaaaaatcTACATCCGGAACATTCACATATAGTTGGATTTATGAGGCAAAAAAGAGAATGTACAGGGTTTTCTCATACCAATTTGAAATATGTGGAATTTCGTGGTTGTGTTGGCTCCATAAATGTTGTTGAGTTAGCTAGTCACCTATTGAGGAGTGCAACTTCGCTTGGAAAAATGACTTTCAGTTCTCGTGACAAAGCCTATATTGGAGCTGGTAGAGATGGACCAGAGACACTAATGATCGTGACAGATACTATATAGGTGCTCGTAGATGGATTAATTACTGTGGTGGTGGTTGTTGGTTTGGAGAGAATGTTATTCACGAGATGCTTAAAGATGAAGTAAATGAACAATGACAGCTTATAATTTTATAGTGTTCATAAATCCATTTTTGGTAATGgaaggaaaagagaaaaaatcgTTACCTCAAATGTCCAATATGTTAAATTCACAACTTTTTGTAATGCAAAAGTTTACAAAGTCATACATGAGTGATCCCTTGTAGGTTGTGATGTTAATCCTATTATCATGTACTTCCTTCTAAAACTTCCTCTATATGACTTCTACTTTCACACCTCTTCAGTCTTTCTTAATCTGCATGAATGATACCACAAAGATTTCGTGGTCAGATAGTGTTTAACTTTTAAAGATGATATTAtcgaactaaaaacaaaaaattctagtttccatagaaaaataaatttcttaCGGTCTGCATTTGACAATGGCTTTGAGGGCAcatgttttcataaaatttgagcTGCAGTGTCAATCAAAAGGAGCGGCTCCATAgattagaagaaaaataaattagaagaaaaacaaagaaatgcaTCTTGTGTTAAGGATGaaagtggttaatgagcttcGGTTAAAGACAAATTGTTTGGGAGAATTCTAATTCGAAACTTGACTGAAACAATTATTGGTTAGACTTTACTTATCGGCCTAACTTTGGATTATCAAAGCCCTTCTCCCCCAATAAGAGGAGGGCCGAGACAAAAATCTCattagaaaaagatgaagatatggtAGAATTCTCACCAACATCA containing:
- the LOC25499466 gene encoding uncharacterized protein; protein product: MIGCGWANDSPSELAIDALNLSSFEYSAYTTRIISFTAPRLLKVFWNTALRKTTPDLFDPIARLPHIENLAVNISTSQIKELTKVLVRFQNLRQLDLLIEGAYDRSRDYFWILDIAMASQHLQKLSLTIKNLHPEHSHIVGFMRQKRECTGFSHTNLKYVEFRGCVGSINVVELASHLLRSATSLGKMTFSSRDKAYIGAGRDGPETLMIVTDTI